DNA sequence from the Ramlibacter agri genome:
GAACTGTTGCCAGATGCGGACCATTGCGAAGGTGTCCAGTTCGCAATAGCGTGAAAGCTGATCGCGTAGTTGGTTGCGGCGGGTTGCGCTCGTTTGCGATGCGATGGCCTCGATGTAGGCCTGCTGTGCTTCTCCTCCATCGCGCACGCCGGCGAGGTCGTCGTAGCGAAGGTCGGGCACCATCGCCGGCAGCACTCTCTTGATGCTCCAGCTCCCCTGCTGCTCTGGGTGGTAGTAGTGCTCCTTCGCCACCGGCAACAGGTCGACCAGCCGGTTCGCGATGCGCAGCAGCGGCAAGCGCAGCTCCGCGAAGCGCTCGGCCAGTTCAGCGATCCGGCCGCGTTCGAAGCCCTTGTTGTACGCAAAGATCGGCCCCGGCGCCTCGCACGCGTCCACCAGGGCCCGCGCGAGCGCATGGCTCGGGTCCGTGCCGGTCAGGTCGAGGAATCCGCTGTGCGTCAGCGCACCAGCGGCATCCAGCCGATGCAGCGAAAATTGAAACGGGATCTGCTGATAAGGCCGCGTGCCCGCCCAGCGCGGAACGGCAAAGCCGATCGTTTCGAAATCGAGGAAGAGCGCGGGCAAAGGATGCGCGGCAAGAGCACTCGCTGCGCCTTCACGGTCGAAGAACACCTGCCCTTCCAGCATCTGCCGCTTCACCCGCAACTGCCGCTCAGACAGCAGCGCGTCCGGCACGTCCTCCATGCTGCGCACGCCGTTCTGCGCGATGTGTTCCTTCAGCGCCTCCGACCGGATGCCCGGAAGCCAGTGCACGGGAAACTCCACGGTGCCTTCGGCCGCGACGAGCTGCTGCTCGCAATGGCCACGGAACCCGCAGTCGAAGGGCGCGCCGCAATGCCCGCCCATGCGCTGCGCGGGTTCGTCCCCGTCGACGACGTCGTGCGCGGAAGCGATCCACCGTGGCACCTCGGCCTGCAACGTGCCGACCCGCCCGCTCACATCCACTTCCTTCAGCAGGCCGCGCCGATCCGCCCCGCCCGGATAGACCCACTTGCTGTCGATGTGCGCCACCGAAACGCGCGACACGCGCAGCCCCGCCCGCGTGGCGATGTGGAATTGGATCGCTGCATCCTCGACGTGATAGTCCTTCACCTGGGTCGAGGACTTCACCTCCACCATGTGCCACGAACCATCCGGCTCGGGCAACAGCACGTCGGCCAGCGAAAGCGCGCCGCGCTCGCCCTCCTTCACGCTGAACCCCGCCTCGAAGATCGGCCGCCGCTGCGCCAGCAACTCCTGCGTGCGCGCCAGCACGCCACCGATGCCGATCTCGCCCGGGTCCAGCGTCGTGCCGAGGTCCTGCGGGTCATAGATACGCCGTGCCACATCGCCGACCTCGTGGCCTGCCGCGAAGCTCGCGGCGGTCGACGAAGAATCCGCCCGCAGCTCCGGCTGGTGCACCTCCAGCCACAGCCGCTTGGGGCATTGCCGCCAGGCAATCAGCTTCGACTTGGAAAGCGTCCTCACGCGGCCACCTGCATCCGGTGCGGATGCACGGCCGCCGCCAGCGCCTCGGGCGCAAGCACGGTCACGTCCTCGCCGAATCCGCGCAGCCACCAGGTCAGGCGCAGCGTCGAGAGCACCGTCGCCCGCAACCGGTAGCAGTCGCCCTCTTCCCAGGCCTGCTGGTCGTCGGACAGCCGTGACTCCAGCAGGTGCAGCCCCGCGCCCTTGCGGATGCGGATCTCCAGCTCGATGGACTCGTCCTGGCTGAAGGCGAAGCCGCCTTCGCCTTCGTAGCGCGCGAGATCGAAATCGGCCGGCCGCGGAAAAGGCAGGCCTGTGTCCTGCACCTTGTGCATGCGGTGCAGCGCCAGCTGGCGGTTGTCGTTGAAGCCGCCGAAGCGGCACACCAGGTACAACCGCTCACCCTGCTGCGCCAGCCCCAGCGGCAGCACGCTGCTGCGCACGATGTGGCCGGCGGAGTTCTCGTACTCCACGTCCAGCTTGTGATTGAAATACAGCGCGCGGCTCACGGCGCCGAAGACGCCGGGCCGGATGTCGGGCGGCAGCAGCGGCTGCGTGCTGCTCACCACCCGCACCTTGTCCATCCATTCGCCGGCCGGGGCCTGGCGCGCATCCAGCAAGAGCTTGTCCCGCGCCTGTGCGAAGAAAGGTTGCATGGACTGCATCACTTCCGCGGGCAGCAGCGTCTGCAGCTGCCGCTCCGCGAGAGCAAGCACCAGCGATTCGGGCTCCGTCAGCCCGGGCACGGACAGCCCGCGGGCCAGGTCTTTCCAGCGATAGCCGTAAGGCCGCTCGCGGTCGTCGCGCTCGATGTCGAAGTGGCCGGAGAGTTCGTCCAGCTGCCGCTGCACGGTGCGCAGGTCGCGTTGCCAGCCGGCGTCCTGCAGCTGCTGCCACAGTTCCCGGGCGGTGACCTTGCGGTTGCGCGGGATCCGCTTCAGCAGCTCCAGCGTGAAGGCGAGCGTTTCCAGCGAGGCCGGGCGCGCACGCGTCCGGGCCTGCCCCCGCCGAGTCCCTGTTGTCATTTATTCTTGCTCCACCTGCCGGAACGGCATCCTAGGGAAGTAACCGCATGTAAGCAATACGCCAATCGTGGGATGTTGCGGCGTATCCACGATCGTTCCACTTTCTGGAGCGTGGCATCAGACGAAGCCGATCCCGCCGCGCCGCGCACCCGGTTTGGTCGCGTGTTCGGCCTCGAGCTCGCCCACCCAGCCGTCCGCGTCCAGCTGCAATTGCAGCGCCGTCACGCGCCGCACGACGTTGGCGAAGTCGCCGGGCGTGAGCTGGTCCAGCCGTTGCAGGCGGGCCAGCACCTCGGGCGCCAGTGCCGGGCGTGCATCCTGGCCGGACCAGCCGAGCGCGGTTTCGCAGAACAACGCCTCGCGCTGGTCGCCGCGCAAGGCCAGCATCTCCAGCCGGTACTCGAAGCGGCGCAGCAGCGCGGCATCGATGTGGCGGCCGAAGTTGGTGGCGCAGACGAACACGCCCTGGAAAGCTTCCACCTGGCGCAGGAATTCCGCCGTCACCGCCACTTCGGCGCGCTGGCCCGAAGCCTCGCGCGCGGCCAGCAGCGTGTCGGCCTCGTCCAGGAACAGCACTTCGCCCTGAGGCTCGCATTCCTCGAACATGCGCGCCACGTTGCGCTCGCTCTGCCCGAACCACATCGAGTTGATGTCGGACGCGGTGCGGTACACCAGCTCGCGGCCCAGGCGCTGCGCGATCTCCGCCGCGAACTGCGTCTTGCCGGTGCCGGGCGGCCCGCTCAGGAGCAGGCGGCCGCGCCCCAACCGCTCCAGTCCGCCCATCACCGCTTCGGCGCCCACGGCGCCTTGCGCATGCAGGTAGCGCAGGTCGAAGCGCGTGGAGCGCTCGGGCACGCTGGAGCGCAGCTTGCTGCCCATGGCCCGCAGCATGTCGTGCAGCATGGTCTTGACGCCGGTGTCGGCCTGGTCGCCGGACAGCCTGGCCAGCCGCGTGAAGCTCGCGGCCGAAGCCACCAGCGCCGGCGACACGTTGGGGTCCGAGGCCACCGCCTCCACCAGTTGCGGCGTGCAGCCCAGGGGCTCCAGGTGGCGCCGCGCCACCTCGCGCCGCACCTGGCGCGGCGTGGCCGGGAATTCCAGGCAGTAGGTGAAGCGCCGCAGGTAGGCCGGGTCCAGGTGGTCGATGCGGTTGCTGATCCAGACCACCGGGTGCACGTTGCGTTCCAGCAGGCTGTTGATCCACGACTTGCTGTCGTCGCGCTGGCCGAACATGCGCCCCAGCGGGTTGTTGTATTCGGCCTGGAAGATGTCCTCGGCCTCGTCCAGCACCACGACGCTGCGGCCCTTGGGGGCGAACACTTGCGTGAGCATCAGGCTGGCCAAGCGGTCGTCGCGCGAGGCGGGGTCGCCGTCGGCGTCCATGTCGGCCACGGCGAAACCTTCGGCGCCCAGGCGCTGCACCAGCTGCGCCGCGTACTGCGTCTTGCCGGTGCCCGGCGCGCCATACAACAGGATGTTGACGCCGCCGCTGCGCGTGGCCAAGGCCCGCGCCAGCGCGGCCTGCAGCAGCTGGCTGCGGCTTTCCAGGTGCGGCCAGGCGAGCGCCTCGCCCGGTGCGGCCAGCCGCCGCAGCACGATGTGCGCCATGGCTTCGGGGCTGGGCGAGCGCGAGGTGAGCAGCAGCATGCCCAGGCGCGACAGCCGCAGCATGTCCTCCAGGTCGTTGCGGCCGTTGAAGCTGGAGGAGTCCAGCACGCCGCTGCGCAGCAGCGCGGAGCTGCGCCGCATCATCGAGCGCACTTCGTGTTCCGCGGCTTCGGGCAGCATCGCGTTGATCGCCGGCGCCAGCCGCCTGGAACTGGCGGAGTTGGCAAAAGGCGTGGGCCCGATGGTGCTGGCGTGCACCGAAGCGGCGAGCTGCAGGTAGTTGCGCTCCGGCGCCGTCAACGCCAGCAGCTCGGCGAGCACCTGCACGTTGCGGTCCGACGGCAGCAGGATGCGTGCGGCGCGCTGCGCGAGTTCGGACTCCACTGCGTCGAACAGGGCGCGAAAGCGCGTGCGTCCCAGCACCAGCCCTTCGCCCAGGATCATGAGGATGCCGCTGTCGGGCGGCAGCAGCGGCAGGTGCCCGCGCCGCCGCGCGCAATCGCGGCGCCACTGTTCCACGGCTTCCACCGCGGCAGGGTTCGGCGGACGCGGGACACCGCGCCGGCCGGCCGGCAGCGGCGCATCCGCCAGAGAGGCGAGCAACAGCGTGCGCTGCCGCCGCAGCATGGGCCAGAAGGGCAGCGCCACCGAGGCGTAGTCGGACTCGTTCTCGCGCACCCGCACCGCGCGGTAGATGCGCAGCAGCGCCAGGCACACGCGCACGTTGGCCAGCTGCTCCGGCTTGCTGCCCTCGGGGCGCCATTCGCCGTCCCTGAATCCCATCGAGTCTCCTGTTGCAAGGGGGAGCCGGCAGTGTCCGCAGGCTTGCGACACGTTGCGTCGCACCGCTGCCTACAGTCCGCAGCCATGAAGACCGACGATCTCCTTTGCCGCGCCCTGCTGAAGTCCGGCCTCGCGCCCCGTTTCGTCCGCATCGGCCTGGCGCGCAGCGTGCTGTATCCCGCCGGCGTGCATTGCTGCGACCTCCCCATGCGTGAAGGCGCGACGGCCGCGGAACTGCGTTTCGCCGCCAGCGAGCTGGGCCTGCCGCGCGTGGAGCTGCTCCTGCTGCTGCCCGAGCTGCAGCAGGCCGACACTGTGGCCTTGTACGAGCGCGTGCAGCACCTGTGGATGCTGGACTGGCCGTGCCACTTCTCGCGGCTGGAGCGCACGCGCCAGATCCAGGTGCGCGCGCAGGTGTTCACGGGCGTGGCGCCGGAAGCGGGCGAGCCGCTGCTGGACGACATGCCCGTCGCCCGCGACGTGGCCGGCCTCGTGCAGTGGCTGCGCACCAGCTACGCGGCCGCGCGCACCCTGCTGCGAGCCTATGCCGGGCAGGTCAGCTGATTCAGCGCGTCAGCCACACCGGCTGCGGCGGCACCGTCGCCGTGGCGTCGGCCGCCGGAGCGAGGAAGGGAAAGCGCTCCAGCAGCCGGTCCACCGTCCTCGGCGCGACGTCGTCCACTTCGATGTCCAGTCCGAGCGCCAGCGCGGCGCGCAGGTCCTTGCATTCGTAGCGCACGCCTTCCCAGACCGGCCGGTGCACCGCCAGCGCCTGTTCGAGCAGCGTGAGCTGGTGCACTTCGCGCGTGCTGGGCGGATTGGCCATCACGTCGCGCAGCGTCCAGCGCAGCTTGCGGTCCACGTCGTACAGCAGCATGTCGAACCACGGGTCGATGGGGGTGCGCTGCTGGAAGCGATCGCGCAGCCAGCGGTCGATGCGCTCGCGGGCGGCTTCGGCGGCCAACTGGCGATCCGGCCGCTGGCACGGGTCCGCGTCCTGTTCGACCTGCAGCGTCTCCTCGGTGAAGGTGCGGATCGCCGCCTGCCGCAACAGTTCCAGCGCGGCGCTGCCTGGGGGCAGGTCCACGCAGTCCCAGCGATACATGCGGGCCAGCACGAAGGCCGTGAACTGCTCCAGCACTTCCGCGGACGGCATCTTCACGCGGCGCACGTGCGGTGACGGCAGCACCTGGTTGGGCTGCAGCTGGCGCAGGCAGGCTTCGCACGTGCCGAACACGGCGAGCAGCATGTTGAGCGTGGCCTCGCGCTGGGCGAACACGATGCTGGAATCGATCTCGAGGCCGTTGACCTCGTGGTAGCCGCTGAAGATCAGCGTCTGCTGCACGACCAGCGCACCCTCCGGGGCATCGAAGTGCACCGACGCGAGTCCGCGCCGGTTGACGTCGTTGGCCGCGCGAAAACCTTTGTCTTCGGGCAAGCTCGCCGGCACGGAGACGCGCAGCTTGATGTGCGGCATCTCGTGGATGGGAACGCTCGCGCTCGCTTCCATCTCCATCCAGGCGCCGTCGTCCTCGAAGCGGAAAGCGTCGGTGATGCGATCGACGAGGGTGCCGCGCTCGATGGCGAAGCCGTCGCCGGGCGAGCGCCACGACAGGCCCTGGTAGAAGGTGGCGCGCAGCAGCGCGCTGGTGAGGATGTCGGTGAACAGCAGCAAGAAGCCTCCTTTTGGGGAGGCCATCATCCCGGCGCGCGCGACGCGCCGTGTCGCAGGATCTAGCCTGCGCGTGCCATCAGCAGTTGC
Encoded proteins:
- a CDS encoding DUF2779 domain-containing protein; the encoded protein is MRTLSKSKLIAWRQCPKRLWLEVHQPELRADSSSTAASFAAGHEVGDVARRIYDPQDLGTTLDPGEIGIGGVLARTQELLAQRRPIFEAGFSVKEGERGALSLADVLLPEPDGSWHMVEVKSSTQVKDYHVEDAAIQFHIATRAGLRVSRVSVAHIDSKWVYPGGADRRGLLKEVDVSGRVGTLQAEVPRWIASAHDVVDGDEPAQRMGGHCGAPFDCGFRGHCEQQLVAAEGTVEFPVHWLPGIRSEALKEHIAQNGVRSMEDVPDALLSERQLRVKRQMLEGQVFFDREGAASALAAHPLPALFLDFETIGFAVPRWAGTRPYQQIPFQFSLHRLDAAGALTHSGFLDLTGTDPSHALARALVDACEAPGPIFAYNKGFERGRIAELAERFAELRLPLLRIANRLVDLLPVAKEHYYHPEQQGSWSIKRVLPAMVPDLRYDDLAGVRDGGEAQQAYIEAIASQTSATRRNQLRDQLSRYCELDTFAMVRIWQQFHPDTNEP
- a CDS encoding helix-turn-helix transcriptional regulator; protein product: MTTGTRRGQARTRARPASLETLAFTLELLKRIPRNRKVTARELWQQLQDAGWQRDLRTVQRQLDELSGHFDIERDDRERPYGYRWKDLARGLSVPGLTEPESLVLALAERQLQTLLPAEVMQSMQPFFAQARDKLLLDARQAPAGEWMDKVRVVSSTQPLLPPDIRPGVFGAVSRALYFNHKLDVEYENSAGHIVRSSVLPLGLAQQGERLYLVCRFGGFNDNRQLALHRMHKVQDTGLPFPRPADFDLARYEGEGGFAFSQDESIELEIRIRKGAGLHLLESRLSDDQQAWEEGDCYRLRATVLSTLRLTWWLRGFGEDVTVLAPEALAAAVHPHRMQVAA
- a CDS encoding AAA family ATPase; this encodes MGFRDGEWRPEGSKPEQLANVRVCLALLRIYRAVRVRENESDYASVALPFWPMLRRQRTLLLASLADAPLPAGRRGVPRPPNPAAVEAVEQWRRDCARRRGHLPLLPPDSGILMILGEGLVLGRTRFRALFDAVESELAQRAARILLPSDRNVQVLAELLALTAPERNYLQLAASVHASTIGPTPFANSASSRRLAPAINAMLPEAAEHEVRSMMRRSSALLRSGVLDSSSFNGRNDLEDMLRLSRLGMLLLTSRSPSPEAMAHIVLRRLAAPGEALAWPHLESRSQLLQAALARALATRSGGVNILLYGAPGTGKTQYAAQLVQRLGAEGFAVADMDADGDPASRDDRLASLMLTQVFAPKGRSVVVLDEAEDIFQAEYNNPLGRMFGQRDDSKSWINSLLERNVHPVVWISNRIDHLDPAYLRRFTYCLEFPATPRQVRREVARRHLEPLGCTPQLVEAVASDPNVSPALVASAASFTRLARLSGDQADTGVKTMLHDMLRAMGSKLRSSVPERSTRFDLRYLHAQGAVGAEAVMGGLERLGRGRLLLSGPPGTGKTQFAAEIAQRLGRELVYRTASDINSMWFGQSERNVARMFEECEPQGEVLFLDEADTLLAAREASGQRAEVAVTAEFLRQVEAFQGVFVCATNFGRHIDAALLRRFEYRLEMLALRGDQREALFCETALGWSGQDARPALAPEVLARLQRLDQLTPGDFANVVRRVTALQLQLDADGWVGELEAEHATKPGARRGGIGFV